AAGTGACATGGCGCGGGGGGTGGGGGGTAGGCGTCACGGTCAGTAGATCTGCGCGACCGGCGCCCGAACGACCAAGGTCACGAATTGATCACGAAACACTCTGCAGCAGACGACCGGTGGATGCAAACCGAACCGCACAACTCAGCAGAGCGATTCTTGCCACACCGTCACACTGCGTCACACGAGGTCCCAGGAGCCACACCGGCCCCGGCGACACGGGGCGCCGGGGCCGGTGGCGGGGGCCATGGCCAGGGTGAAGGTCGAGGTCAGAGGGTGACGTGCTCGAGCATCTCGGTCACCAGCGCGGCGATCGGCGACCGCTCGCTCCGGTTGAGCGTGACGTGGGCGAAGAGCGGGTGGCCCTTGAGCTTCTCCACCACCGCCACCACGCCGTCGTGGCGCCCCACCCGGAGGTTGTCGCGCTGCGCCACGTCGTGGGTGAGCACCACCTTGGAGTTGGCGCCGATGCGCGAGAGCACGGTCAGCAGCACGTTGCGCTCGAGCGACTGCGCCTCGTCGACGATGACGAAGGCGTCGTGCAGCGACCGGCCGCGGATGTGGGTCAGCGGCAGCACCTCGAGCATCTCGCGGTGGAGGACCTCGTCGATCACCTCGCGGGAGGTGACGGCGCTCAGCGTGTCGAACACGGCCTGGGCCCACGGGTTCATCTTCTCCGCCTCGGACCCCGGCAGGTAGCCCAGCTCCTGGCCACCGACCGCGAAGAGCGGTCGGAACACGACGACCTTGCGGTGCTGGCGGCGCTCGAGCGCCGCCTCGAGACCAGCACAGAGCGCCAGCGCCGACTTGCCCGTGCCGGCCCGGCCACCGAGCGAGACGATGCCGACCTCCGGGTCGAGCAACATCTCCAGCGCGACCCGCTGCTCCGCGGAGCGGCCGTGGATCCCGAACGCCTCCCGGTCACCGCGCACCAGGTGGACCTGCTTGTCGGCGCCCACCCGGCCCAGCGCCGTACCGCGGTCAGAGAGCAGCACCAGGCCGGTGTGGCACGGAAGCTCCCGGGCCTCGGCGAGGTCGAGGGTCCCGTCGTCGTAGAGCTCGTCGAGGTCGGCAGCCGTGACGTCGAGCTCGGCCATGCCGGTCCAGCCCGTGTCGGAGTCGCTGACGGCCTCGGCGCGGTACTCCTCGGCCTGCAACCCCACGGCGGAGGCCTTGATCCGCATCGGGAGGTCCTTGGAGACCAGCACCACGTCGTGACCGTCGTTGGCGAGGTTGCGGGCCACCGCGAGGATCCGGGTGTCGTTGTCACCGAGCCGGAAGCCGGAGGGCAGCGACTGCGGGTCGGTGTGGTTGAGCTCGACGCGCACCGAACCGCCCTCGGTGCCGATCGGGACCGCCTCGTCGAGGCGGCCGTGGGTGACCCGCAGCTCGTCGAGGAGGCGGAGGGCGGACCGGGCGAAGTAGCCCAGCTCGGGGTGGTGGCGCTTGCCCTCCAGCTCGGTGATGACCACGACCGGCAGGACCACCTCGTGCTCCCCGAAGCGACGCAGCGCCGTCGGGTCGGCCAGCAGCACGCTGGTGTCGAGCACGAAGGTGCGGACCGTCGGCGGGACGGTCTGCTTGCGGGCGGAGGCCTTGCTGGTGGCGGGAGCCTTGGACTTCTGAGCCGAGGTCGGCACGATGTCACCCCTCACTGGCCGGCACGGGCACTCCTCGCCCCGGCCCGATCACACAACGATGGGCCGGGAGGAGCCCTGCAGGCCGGAGTGCCGGCCCCCTCGCAGCCCACGGGATCCCCGTGACCCTGCTCGGTCGTGACTCGCCACGAACTCTGCCTCCCAGCACGGCCAGCTTCCCCACTCGCCGTTACGGCGAAAGTACGCCGCCCCGCACCGTCGGCCCGGCCGACACGCCCGAACGAGGGGTGACGGCTCGGTGACAGCTGGGTGGGTCCGCCGGGTGCGCGTCAGGACCCGTAGCGGCGCTCACGCTGGGCGTAGGCGCGGATCGCGCGCAGGAAGTCGACACGCCGGAAGTCGGGCCAGTAGGCCTCGCAGAAGTAGAACTCCGAGCGGGCGCTCTGCCACAGCAGGAACCCACCCAGCCGCTGCTCGCCGGAGGTCCGGATGACCAGGTCGGGGTCGGGCTGGCCCTTGGTGTAGAGGTGGTCGGAGATGTGCTCCACGTCGATCAGCTGGGCGAGCTCCTCGAGGCTGGTGCCCCGCGCGGCGTGCTCGGTCAGCAGCGAGCGGACGGCGTCGGCGATCTCGCGGCGACCGCCGTACCCGACGGCGACGTTGACGAGCATCCCCTCGACGTCGCGGGTGTCGTCGGCGGCCTGCTTGAGCTTCGCCGCCGTGCCGGACGGCAGCAGGTCGAGCGCGCCCACCGGGTGGAGCCGCCAGCGGCGCTGCTCGGCGAGCGTGGCCACCGCCTCCTCGATGATCTGCAGCAGCGGCTCGAGCTCCTGCGCCGTGCGGTTGAGGTTGTCGGTCGACAGCAGCCACAGGGTGACGACCTCGACGCCGACCTCCTCGCACCAGTCGAGGAGCGGCTCGATGTTGGCGGCCCCGGCGCGGTGGCCGTGGGCGGTGTCGTGACCGACCGCCTTCGCCCAGCGTCGGTTGCCGTCGAGCATCACCCCGACGTGCTGGGGCAGCTTGTCGGGCGGCAGCGAACGGACCATCCGCGCCTCGTAGGCGGGATAGAGACGCCGGCGTACGAGGTCCTTGGCCGTGCTCCACGTCGACACCCCCCGATGGTAGTCCCGTCGGGTGATGTCGGTCCCTTTCCCTCCGCTGGTCACCCGCCCTCCCGTAGCGTGTCCGGCATGAACGACGTCGTCCGGCACGGCCTCGATCACCTGGCGGAGAACCTCTCGGAGATCAAGGCGGAGCTCAAACCCCGGCTGCGGGGCTGGCTCCACCTGGTCAACGCCCCCCTCACGCTCGCG
The genomic region above belongs to Nocardioides coralli and contains:
- a CDS encoding PhoH family protein — protein: MLDTSVLLADPTALRRFGEHEVVLPVVVITELEGKRHHPELGYFARSALRLLDELRVTHGRLDEAVPIGTEGGSVRVELNHTDPQSLPSGFRLGDNDTRILAVARNLANDGHDVVLVSKDLPMRIKASAVGLQAEEYRAEAVSDSDTGWTGMAELDVTAADLDELYDDGTLDLAEARELPCHTGLVLLSDRGTALGRVGADKQVHLVRGDREAFGIHGRSAEQRVALEMLLDPEVGIVSLGGRAGTGKSALALCAGLEAALERRQHRKVVVFRPLFAVGGQELGYLPGSEAEKMNPWAQAVFDTLSAVTSREVIDEVLHREMLEVLPLTHIRGRSLHDAFVIVDEAQSLERNVLLTVLSRIGANSKVVLTHDVAQRDNLRVGRHDGVVAVVEKLKGHPLFAHVTLNRSERSPIAALVTEMLEHVTL
- a CDS encoding isoprenyl transferase; the protein is MSTWSTAKDLVRRRLYPAYEARMVRSLPPDKLPQHVGVMLDGNRRWAKAVGHDTAHGHRAGAANIEPLLDWCEEVGVEVVTLWLLSTDNLNRTAQELEPLLQIIEEAVATLAEQRRWRLHPVGALDLLPSGTAAKLKQAADDTRDVEGMLVNVAVGYGGRREIADAVRSLLTEHAARGTSLEELAQLIDVEHISDHLYTKGQPDPDLVIRTSGEQRLGGFLLWQSARSEFYFCEAYWPDFRRVDFLRAIRAYAQRERRYGS